The genomic segment ACAATGTTTACGAAAAAAGCCTTTCAATGACAATTAAAGTACACTGAACATGAACAAAGGTAGAGAGACATTAGTAAATTACTTTCAAAAAAATTATGTATATACCATTTTGAATGTTGAATTAGAAATTTTAATACGAAAAAAAGTTAGCTATTCTATATTTCTAAGAATAGCTAACTTTGAGATTAATAGTTTTATTATTTACTAATAAACATTTGAGTCCAATAATTACCTTGTTCAATATATCCAACACCAATATGAGTGAAGCTAGAATTTAAAATGTTTTTGCGGTGACCTTCACTATTCATCCAAGCATTCACAACTTCTTGAGGTGTTTTTTGACCATAAGCAATATTTTCTCCAGCTGATTTATATGTGATACCGAACTTTTTCATCATATCAAACGGTGAACCGTAAGTTGGACTATTATGGTCAAAATATTTGTTAGACTGCATATCAGCAGATTTAGTACGTGCTACTTTACTT from the Cytobacillus sp. IB215665 genome contains:
- a CDS encoding CAP domain-containing protein yields the protein SKVARTKSADMQSNKYFDHNSPTYGSPFDMMKKFGITYKSAGENIAYGQKTPQEVVNAWMNSEGHRKNILNSSFTHIGVGYIEQGNYWTQMFISK